A genomic region of Staphylococcus roterodami contains the following coding sequences:
- the tet(38) gene encoding tetracycline efflux MFS transporter Tet(38) → MNVEYSKIKKAVPILLFLFVFSLVIDNSFKLISVAIADDLNISVTTVSWQATLAGLVIGIGAVVYASLSDAISIRTLFIYGVILIIIGSIIGYIFQHQFPLLLVGRIIQTAGLAAAETLYVIYVAKYLSKEDQKTYLGLSTSSYSLSLVIGTLSGGFISTYLHWTNMFLIALIVVFTLPFLFKLLPKENNTNKAHLDFVGLILVATIATTVMLFITNFNWLYMIGALIAILVFALYIKNAKRPLVNKSFFQNKRYASFLFIVFVMYAIQLGYIFTFPFIMEQIYHLQLDTTSLLLVPGYIVAVVVGALSGKIGEYLNSKQAIITAIILIALSLILPAFAVGNHISIFVISMIFFAGSFALMYAPLLNEAIKTIELNMTGVAIGFYNLIINVAVSVGIAIAAALIDFKALNFPGNDALSSHFGIILIILGLMSIVGLVLFVILNRWTQSEK, encoded by the coding sequence ATGAATGTTGAATATTCTAAAATAAAGAAAGCAGTACCTATATTATTATTCTTATTTGTATTCAGTTTGGTTATAGACAACTCATTCAAATTGATTTCTGTAGCCATTGCTGATGACTTAAATATTTCTGTAACAACAGTAAGTTGGCAAGCGACATTAGCTGGATTAGTTATTGGTATAGGCGCTGTAGTATACGCCTCTTTATCAGATGCGATTAGTATACGTACATTATTTATTTACGGTGTGATTTTAATCATTATTGGTTCAATAATTGGTTATATTTTCCAACATCAATTCCCACTACTTTTAGTTGGACGTATTATACAAACAGCAGGTTTAGCAGCTGCGGAGACATTATATGTAATATATGTGGCGAAATATCTTTCTAAAGAGGATCAGAAGACTTACCTTGGCTTAAGTACGAGTAGTTATTCCTTGTCATTAGTTATCGGAACATTATCAGGTGGATTTATTTCTACGTATTTACACTGGACAAATATGTTTTTAATTGCATTAATCGTTGTGTTTACATTGCCATTTTTATTTAAATTATTACCAAAAGAGAATAATACGAATAAAGCTCATTTAGATTTTGTTGGCTTAATTCTAGTGGCAACTATTGCTACAACAGTTATGCTGTTTATTACGAACTTTAATTGGTTATACATGATTGGCGCCTTAATTGCGATTCTCGTTTTTGCACTATATATTAAAAATGCTAAACGCCCATTAGTGAACAAATCATTTTTCCAAAATAAACGTTATGCCTCATTTTTATTTATTGTGTTTGTGATGTATGCAATTCAACTGGGATATATATTTACATTCCCATTTATCATGGAACAAATTTATCATCTTCAACTAGATACAACATCACTATTATTAGTACCGGGTTATATTGTAGCAGTGGTTGTTGGTGCGCTAAGTGGTAAAATTGGTGAATACCTTAATTCAAAACAAGCGATTATTACAGCAATTATTTTAATTGCTTTAAGTTTGATTTTACCTGCATTTGCAGTAGGTAATCACATTTCAATCTTCGTTATTTCTATGATATTCTTTGCAGGTAGCTTTGCTTTAATGTATGCACCATTACTAAATGAGGCTATTAAAACAATTGAGCTTAATATGACAGGTGTGGCGATTGGTTTTTACAATTTAATTATAAATGTGGCGGTATCAGTAGGTATTGCAATTGCAGCAGCTTTAATTGATTTTAAAGCGTTAAATTTCCCAGGTAATGATGCATTAAGTTCACATTTCGGTATCATTTTAATTATCTTGGGCTTAATGAGTATTGTCGGATTAGTTTTATTTGTTATCTTAAACCGTTGGACACAATCTGAAAAATAA
- the deoC gene encoding deoxyribose-phosphate aldolase: MKFEKYIDHTLLKPESTRAQIDKIIDEAKAYNFKSVCVNPTHVKYAAERLADSDVLVCTVIGFPLGASTTATKAFETEDAIQNGADEIDMVINIGALKDERYDDVQQDIEAVVKAAKGHTVKVIIETVLLNRDEIVKASELTKAAGADFVKTSTGFAGGGATAEDVKLMKDTVGADVEVKASGGVRNLEDFNKMVEAGATRIGASAGVQIMQGLEADSDY; this comes from the coding sequence ATGAAATTTGAGAAATATATAGATCACACTTTATTGAAGCCTGAGTCAACACGTGCGCAAATCGATAAAATTATCGATGAAGCGAAAGCATACAATTTCAAATCTGTATGTGTGAATCCAACGCATGTTAAATATGCAGCAGAACGTCTAGCTGATTCAGACGTATTAGTTTGTACGGTAATTGGCTTCCCATTGGGGGCATCGACAACTGCAACGAAAGCATTTGAAACAGAAGATGCGATTCAAAATGGTGCAGATGAAATTGATATGGTCATCAATATTGGCGCATTAAAAGATGAGCGATATGATGATGTACAACAAGACATTGAAGCGGTAGTTAAAGCGGCAAAAGGTCACACAGTGAAAGTAATTATTGAGACGGTATTATTGAACCGTGATGAGATTGTGAAAGCGAGTGAGTTAACCAAAGCAGCTGGTGCGGACTTCGTTAAAACATCAACAGGTTTTGCAGGCGGTGGTGCGACAGCTGAAGACGTTAAATTAATGAAAGACACAGTAGGTGCGGATGTAGAAGTAAAAGCGTCAGGTGGCGTACGCAATTTAGAAGATTTCAATAAAATGGTTGAAGCAGGTGCAACACGTATTGGTGCGAGCGCTGGCGTTCAAATTATGCAAGGCTTAGAAGCAGATTCAGATTACTAA
- the deoB gene encoding phosphopentomutase — MTRPFNRVHLIVMDSVGIGEAPDAADFKDEGSHTLRHTLEGFEQTLPNLEKLGLGNIDELPVVKSVEHPEAYYTKLSEASVGKDTMTGHWEIMGLNIMQPFKVYPNGFPEELIQQIEEMTGRKVVANKPASGTQIIDEWGEHQMKTGDLIVYTSADPVLQIAAHEDIIPLEELYDICEKVRELTKDPKYLIGRIIARPYVGEPGNFTRTSNRHDYALKPFGKTVLDHLKDGGYDVIAIGKINDIYDGEGVTEAVRTKSNMDGMDQLMKIVKKDFTGISFLNLVDFDALYGHRRDKPGYAQAIKDFDDRLPELFSNLQEDDLVIITADHGNDPTAPGTDHTREYIPVIMYSPKFKGGHALESDTTFSSIGATIADNFNVTLPEFGKSYLKELK; from the coding sequence ATGACAAGACCATTTAATCGTGTGCATTTAATCGTAATGGATTCAGTAGGAATTGGTGAAGCGCCAGACGCAGCTGATTTTAAAGATGAAGGTTCACATACTTTAAGACATACTTTAGAAGGCTTCGAACAAACTTTACCAAATCTTGAGAAATTAGGTCTAGGGAACATTGATGAATTACCGGTAGTAAAATCTGTTGAGCACCCAGAAGCTTACTATACAAAATTAAGCGAAGCTTCAGTGGGTAAAGATACTATGACTGGACATTGGGAAATTATGGGATTAAATATTATGCAACCATTTAAAGTATATCCTAATGGTTTTCCTGAAGAATTAATTCAACAAATTGAAGAAATGACTGGTCGCAAAGTTGTTGCAAATAAACCAGCATCAGGTACACAAATTATCGATGAGTGGGGCGAGCACCAAATGAAAACAGGTGACTTAATTGTCTACACAAGTGCAGATCCAGTATTACAAATTGCTGCACATGAAGATATTATCCCATTAGAAGAGTTATATGACATTTGTGAAAAGGTTCGTGAATTGACAAAAGATCCTAAATATTTAATTGGCCGTATTATCGCGCGTCCATATGTTGGTGAACCAGGAAACTTTACACGTACATCAAATAGACATGACTATGCATTAAAACCATTTGGTAAAACTGTTTTAGATCATTTAAAAGATGGTGGTTATGATGTCATTGCCATTGGTAAAATTAATGACATTTATGATGGTGAAGGTGTAACAGAAGCGGTTCGTACGAAGAGCAATATGGATGGTATGGACCAATTGATGAAAATTGTTAAAAAAGATTTCACAGGTATTAGTTTCTTAAACTTAGTAGACTTCGATGCATTATATGGTCATCGTCGTGATAAACCTGGTTATGCACAAGCAATTAAAGATTTCGATGATCGCTTGCCAGAACTGTTTAGCAACTTACAAGAGGACGACTTAGTAATTATTACGGCAGACCACGGTAATGACCCGACAGCACCAGGTACGGACCATACAAGAGAATATATTCCAGTAATTATGTATAGTCCGAAATTTAAAGGTGGTCATGCACTAGAAAGTGACACTACATTTAGTTCTATTGGCGCAACAATAGCAGATAATTTCAATGTAACATTACCAGAGTTCGGTAAAAGCTATTTAAAAGAATTAAAATAG
- the phnE gene encoding phosphonate ABC transporter, permease protein PhnE gives MTQEIAKYNVHTKAHKRKLIKRWLIAIVVFAIIIWAFAGVPNLELKSKSLEILKSIFSGLFHPDISYIYIPDGEDLLRGLLETFAIAVVGTFIAAIICIPLAFLGANNMVKLRPVSGISKFILSVIRVFPEIVMALIFIKAVGPGSFSGVLALGIHSVGMLGKLLAEDIEGLDFSAVESLKASGANKIKTLVFAVIPQIMPAFLSLILYRFELNLRSASILGLIGAGGIGTPLIFAIQTRSWDRVGIILIGLVLMVAIVDLISGSIRKRIV, from the coding sequence ATGACACAGGAAATAGCAAAATATAACGTTCACACAAAAGCACACAAGCGAAAATTGATTAAAAGATGGCTTATAGCAATTGTCGTCTTCGCTATTATCATCTGGGCTTTTGCAGGTGTACCAAATTTAGAACTTAAAAGTAAATCATTAGAAATTTTAAAATCTATATTCAGCGGATTATTCCATCCTGATATCAGTTATATTTATATACCAGATGGCGAAGACTTATTACGTGGTTTACTTGAAACCTTTGCGATAGCCGTTGTAGGAACATTTATCGCCGCAATTATCTGTATACCATTAGCATTTCTAGGTGCAAATAATATGGTAAAGTTACGTCCAGTTTCAGGTATTAGCAAATTTATTTTAAGTGTTATACGTGTCTTCCCCGAAATTGTCATGGCACTAATATTTATAAAAGCTGTTGGTCCAGGTTCATTTTCAGGTGTGTTAGCTTTAGGTATCCATTCAGTAGGTATGCTTGGTAAACTTTTAGCTGAAGATATAGAGGGGTTAGATTTCAGTGCGGTAGAATCATTAAAGGCTAGTGGTGCGAATAAGATTAAAACACTCGTATTCGCAGTTATACCACAAATTATGCCTGCCTTCCTATCACTTATTCTTTATCGCTTTGAACTTAACTTACGTTCAGCTTCTATATTGGGGTTAATTGGTGCTGGTGGCATAGGAACACCACTCATATTTGCCATTCAAACGCGTTCTTGGGATCGTGTAGGTATTATATTAATTGGTTTAGTACTAATGGTCGCAATTGTCGATTTAATTTCCGGTTCAATACGAAAACGTATTGTTTAA
- the phnE gene encoding phosphonate ABC transporter, permease protein PhnE: MTIETSSKYDSLLKTKVSLKTSFTFMLIIAFIIWSFIYTGFNFGDLMIGIPQIGDLFKQMIPPDFEYLQQITTPMLDTIRMAIVSTVLGSIVSIPIALLCASNIVHQKWISIPSRFILNIVRTIPDLLLAAIFVAVFGIGQIPGILALFILTICIIGKLLYESLETIDPGPMEAMTAVGANKVKWIVFGVVPQAISSFMSYVLYAFEVNIRASAVLGLVGAGGIGLFYDQTLGLFQYPKTATIILFTLVIVVVIDYISTKVRAHLA; this comes from the coding sequence ATGACCATAGAAACATCATCAAAGTATGACTCACTTTTAAAAACGAAAGTATCGTTAAAAACGAGCTTTACCTTCATGTTAATCATCGCATTCATCATTTGGAGTTTTATTTATACTGGCTTTAACTTTGGAGATTTAATGATAGGTATCCCTCAAATTGGTGATTTATTTAAGCAAATGATTCCGCCTGATTTCGAATACTTACAACAAATCACAACCCCAATGTTAGATACAATTAGAATGGCTATCGTAAGTACCGTATTAGGCAGTATTGTTTCGATACCTATTGCACTATTATGTGCCAGTAATATCGTTCATCAAAAGTGGATTTCAATACCATCTCGTTTTATTTTAAATATTGTTCGTACTATACCTGATTTGCTATTAGCAGCAATTTTTGTAGCCGTATTTGGTATCGGCCAAATTCCAGGTATATTAGCTTTATTTATTTTGACAATCTGCATTATTGGAAAGTTATTATATGAATCTCTGGAAACGATAGATCCAGGACCTATGGAAGCAATGACAGCTGTTGGCGCCAATAAAGTAAAATGGATCGTTTTCGGCGTTGTGCCACAAGCCATATCGTCATTTATGTCATATGTATTATATGCATTTGAAGTAAATATACGTGCTTCTGCCGTACTAGGGTTAGTTGGCGCTGGCGGTATCGGATTGTTTTATGATCAAACACTTGGTTTATTCCAATATCCAAAAACAGCAACGATTATTTTATTTACTTTAGTTATCGTCGTCGTCATTGATTACATAAGTACGAAAGTGAGGGCACATCTCGCATGA
- the phnC gene encoding phosphonate ABC transporter ATP-binding protein yields MSQIEFKNVSKVYPNGHVGLNNINLNIEKGEFTVIVGLSGAGKSTLLRSVNRLHDITSGEIFIKGKSITKAHGKELLAMRRNIGMIFQHFNLVKRSSVLRNVLSGRVGYHPTWKMVLGLFPKEDKIKAMDALERVNILDKYNQRSDELSGGQQQRISIARALCQESEIILADEPVASLDPLTTKQVMDDLRKINQELGITILINLHFVDLAKEYGTRIIGLRDGEVVFDGPASEATDDVFSDIYGRSIKEDEKLGVN; encoded by the coding sequence ATGAGTCAAATCGAATTTAAAAACGTCAGTAAAGTCTACCCTAACGGTCATGTTGGTTTGAATAATATTAATTTAAATATTGAAAAAGGCGAATTCACAGTTATTGTTGGTTTATCTGGTGCTGGGAAATCTACATTATTAAGATCTGTGAATCGTTTGCATGATATTACATCTGGAGAAATTTTCATAAAAGGTAAATCTATTACAAAAGCACATGGTAAAGAGTTATTAGCTATGCGTCGTAATATTGGTATGATTTTCCAACATTTTAATTTAGTTAAACGATCAAGCGTACTTCGAAATGTGTTAAGTGGACGTGTAGGTTATCATCCTACATGGAAAATGGTATTAGGTTTATTTCCTAAGGAAGACAAAATTAAAGCGATGGATGCATTAGAACGCGTTAACATTTTAGATAAATATAATCAACGTTCTGATGAGTTATCAGGTGGCCAGCAACAACGTATTTCAATCGCACGTGCACTTTGTCAGGAATCAGAAATTATTCTTGCCGATGAACCGGTTGCTTCTTTAGATCCATTGACAACGAAACAAGTAATGGACGATTTAAGAAAAATTAATCAAGAATTAGGAATAACAATATTAATCAATTTACATTTTGTAGATTTAGCGAAAGAATATGGCACACGTATTATCGGTTTACGTGATGGTGAAGTTGTCTTTGATGGCCCTGCTTCTGAAGCAACAGATGATGTCTTCAGTGATATTTATGGGCGCTCGATTAAAGAAGATGAAAAGTTAGGAGTGAATTAA
- a CDS encoding phosphate/phosphite/phosphonate ABC transporter substrate-binding protein gives MKNFKYLFVLMLAVIVFAAACGNSSSLDNQKSSSNGSDSKSGGYKPKELTVQFVPSQNAGTLEAKAKPLEKLLSKELGIPVKVSVSTNYNTIVEAMKSKKVDVGFLPPTAYTLAHDQKAADLLLQAQRFGVKEDGSASKELVDSYKSEILVKKDSKIKSLKDLKGKKIALQDVTSTAGYTFPLAMLKNEAGINATKDMKIVNVKGHDQAVISLLNGDVDAAAVFNDARNTVKKDQPNVFKDTRILKLTQAIPNDTISVRPDMDKDFQEKLKKAFIDIAKSKEGHKIISEVYSHEGYTETKDSNFDIVREYEKLVKDMK, from the coding sequence ATGAAAAATTTTAAGTATTTATTTGTGTTAATGTTAGCAGTCATTGTTTTTGCAGCAGCATGTGGGAATTCAAGTTCTTTGGATAATCAAAAGAGCAGTAGTAATGGTTCAGACTCTAAATCAGGAGGATACAAACCTAAAGAATTAACAGTTCAATTTGTACCTTCTCAAAATGCTGGAACTTTAGAGGCTAAAGCAAAGCCATTAGAAAAGTTGTTATCTAAAGAGTTAGGCATTCCAGTTAAAGTTTCTGTATCTACAAACTACAATACAATAGTAGAAGCTATGAAATCTAAAAAAGTCGATGTTGGATTCTTACCACCAACAGCATACACATTGGCACATGATCAAAAAGCCGCAGATTTATTGCTACAAGCACAACGTTTTGGTGTGAAAGAAGATGGTTCAGCAAGTAAAGAACTTGTAGATAGTTACAAATCTGAAATCCTTGTAAAAAAAGACTCAAAAATTAAAAGTTTGAAAGACTTAAAAGGTAAGAAAATTGCATTACAAGATGTTACTTCAACTGCTGGGTATACATTCCCACTAGCAATGTTGAAAAATGAAGCAGGTATTAATGCAACAAAAGACATGAAAATTGTAAACGTCAAAGGTCATGACCAGGCAGTAATTTCATTATTAAATGGAGATGTAGATGCTGCAGCTGTATTTAACGATGCACGTAATACAGTGAAAAAAGACCAACCAAATGTATTTAAAGACACAAGAATTTTAAAATTAACACAAGCTATTCCGAATGACACAATTTCTGTAAGACCTGATATGGATAAAGACTTCCAAGAAAAATTGAAAAAAGCTTTTATAGATATTGCTAAATCAAAAGAAGGTCACAAAATTATTAGCGAAGTGTATTCACACGAAGGATACACTGAAACGAAAGATTCGAATTTCGACATTGTTAGAGAGTATGAAAAATTAGTGAAAGATATGAAATAA
- a CDS encoding DNA-binding protein, which translates to MKKIYKSLTVSAIVATVSLSALPQSLAITHASQSTKQQTVLFDRSHGQTAGAADWVSDGAFSDYADSMQKQGYDVKAIDGHSNITEASLKNSKIFVIPEANIPFKESEQAAIVNYVKQGGNVVFISDHYNADRNLNRIDSSEAMNGYRRGAYEDMSKGMSAEEKSSTAMKGVKSSDWLSTNFGVRFRYNALGDLNTSNIVTSKESFGITEGVKSVSMHAGSTLAITNPEKAKGIVYTPEKLPAKSKWSHAVDQGIYNGGGKEEGAYVAISKVGKGKAAFIGDSSLVEDSSPKYLREDTGEKKKTYDGFKEQDNSKLLNNITTWMSKDNDGKSLKASGVTLDAKTKLLDFEKPENSTEPEKEPWAQPPSGYKWYDPTTFKAGSYGSEKGADPQPNTPDDNTKTNQNGKVSFDIPQDVSVNESFEITIHLKGFEANQTLENLRVGIYKEGGQQIGQFSNGNDAFSPPGYSTLPTVKADENGNATIKINAKVLESTDGSKIRLKLGDKTLITTDFK; encoded by the coding sequence ATGAAAAAAATATATAAGTCATTAACTGTCTCTGCAATTGTTGCAACGGTATCATTAAGTGCTTTACCACAATCTTTAGCTATAACGCATGCATCGCAATCTACAAAACAACAAACGGTATTGTTTGATCGTTCGCATGGTCAAACGGCAGGTGCAGCAGATTGGGTTAGTGATGGTGCATTTTCAGATTATGCAGATTCGATGCAAAAGCAAGGTTATGATGTTAAAGCGATAGATGGTCATTCGAACATAACAGAAGCAAGTTTGAAAAACTCTAAAATATTTGTCATTCCTGAGGCTAACATTCCTTTCAAAGAGTCAGAACAGGCTGCAATCGTCAATTATGTTAAACAGGGTGGTAATGTTGTCTTTATTTCAGATCACTATAATGCAGATCGAAATTTAAATCGTATTGATTCATCTGAAGCAATGAATGGTTATAGACGCGGTGCTTATGAGGATATGTCGAAAGGTATGAGTGCAGAGGAAAAAAGTTCTACAGCAATGAAAGGTGTGAAAAGTTCAGATTGGCTATCTACTAACTTTGGTGTACGTTTTCGTTACAATGCGCTTGGTGATTTAAATACGAGTAATATAGTTACTTCAAAAGAAAGTTTTGGTATTACTGAAGGTGTTAAATCAGTATCCATGCATGCAGGTTCCACATTAGCCATCACTAATCCTGAAAAAGCTAAAGGTATTGTGTATACACCAGAAAAACTGCCAGCTAAAAGTAAATGGTCACATGCTGTAGATCAAGGTATTTATAACGGCGGAGGTAAGGAAGAAGGGGCATATGTTGCAATATCAAAAGTAGGTAAAGGTAAAGCAGCTTTCATCGGGGATTCATCATTAGTAGAAGATAGCTCACCTAAATATTTAAGAGAAGATACTGGAGAAAAGAAGAAAACATATGATGGATTTAAAGAGCAAGACAATAGCAAATTATTAAATAATATAACAACTTGGATGTCTAAAGATAATGATGGGAAATCACTTAAGGCGAGTGGTGTAACATTAGATGCTAAGACTAAGTTACTTGATTTTGAAAAGCCAGAAAATTCTACAGAGCCTGAAAAAGAACCGTGGGCACAACCGCCAAGTGGTTATAAATGGTATGATCCAACAACCTTTAAAGCAGGTAGTTATGGCAGTGAAAAAGGCGCAGATCCTCAGCCAAATACACCAGATGATAATACTAAGACAAATCAGAATGGGAAAGTATCATTTGATATTCCACAGGATGTATCTGTAAATGAGTCATTTGAAATAACGATTCATTTAAAAGGATTTGAAGCGAACCAAACACTTGAGAATCTTAGAGTAGGTATTTACAAAGAAGGTGGACAACAAATTGGACAATTTTCAAATGGCAATGATGCATTCAGTCCTCCAGGATACAGTACGTTGCCAACAGTTAAAGCTGACGAAAACGGAAATGCTACAATTAAAATTAATGCAAAAGTACTCGAGAGTACTGACGGTTCGAAAATTCGTCTGAAACTTGGAGATAAAACCTTGATTACAACAGACTTCAAATAA
- a CDS encoding bifunctional metallophosphatase/5'-nucleotidase — MSNIAFYVVSDVHGYIFPTDFTSRNQYKPMGLLLANHVIEQDRRQYDQSFKIDNGDFLQGSPFCNYLIARCGSSQPLVDFYNRMAFDFGTLGNHEFNYGLPYLKDTIRRLNHPVLCANIYENDNTLTDKGVHYFQAGNQTVGVIGLTTQFIPHWEQPEHIQSLAFHSAFETLQQHLPEMKRRADIVVVCYHGGFEKDLESGNPTEMLTGENEGYAMLEAFSQDIDIFITGHQHRQIAEMFQQTAVVQPGTRGTTVGKVVLSTDEYENVSVESCELLTIEDDSTFVIEEDDQHLRNQLEDWLDYEIATLPHDMTIDYAFKARVAPHPFTNFMNYALLEKSGADVACTALFDSASGFKQVVTIRDVINNYPFPNTFKVLAVSGAKLKEAIERSAEYFDVQDDEVSVSADFLEPKPQHFNYDIYGGVSYTIHVGRPKGERVSDMKIQGHPVDLNKTYTICVNNYRAVGGGQYDMYSDAPVVKDIQVEGAQLLIDFLSNNNLMHMPQVVDFKVEK, encoded by the coding sequence ATGTCAAACATAGCATTTTATGTCGTGAGTGACGTGCATGGTTATATTTTTCCAACAGATTTTACGAGTAGAAATCAATACAAGCCTATGGGATTGTTATTGGCGAATCATGTTATTGAACAAGACAGAAGGCAGTATGACCAGAGTTTTAAAATAGATAATGGTGATTTCTTGCAAGGGTCACCATTTTGCAATTACTTAATTGCACGTTGCGGTAGTAGTCAGCCTTTAGTTGATTTTTATAATAGAATGGCATTTGATTTTGGTACGCTTGGGAATCATGAGTTTAATTATGGATTGCCATACTTAAAAGACACTATACGTAGGCTAAATCATCCAGTTTTGTGCGCTAATATTTATGAAAATGATAATACATTAACGGATAAAGGCGTGCACTATTTTCAAGCGGGCAATCAAACAGTTGGTGTAATAGGATTGACGACACAATTTATCCCGCATTGGGAACAACCAGAGCATATTCAGTCACTTGCATTTCATAGTGCTTTTGAAACACTTCAACAACATTTACCCGAAATGAAGCGACGTGCTGATATTGTTGTTGTTTGTTATCATGGTGGCTTTGAAAAAGATTTAGAGAGTGGTAATCCGACTGAAATGCTTACTGGTGAAAATGAAGGCTATGCCATGTTAGAAGCATTTTCACAAGACATTGATATCTTTATTACAGGTCATCAACATCGACAAATTGCTGAAATGTTTCAGCAAACGGCTGTGGTTCAACCTGGTACGAGAGGAACGACTGTAGGGAAAGTTGTCTTAAGTACTGATGAATATGAAAATGTATCCGTTGAATCATGTGAATTACTAACTATTGAAGACGATTCGACATTTGTTATTGAAGAAGATGACCAACATCTAAGAAATCAGTTAGAGGACTGGTTAGATTATGAAATTGCAACATTGCCACATGATATGACGATTGATTATGCATTTAAGGCACGTGTAGCACCGCATCCATTTACTAATTTTATGAATTACGCTTTGTTAGAAAAAAGTGGTGCCGATGTTGCCTGTACAGCTTTGTTTGATTCTGCTAGTGGTTTCAAGCAAGTCGTGACGATTCGAGATGTTATTAACAATTATCCATTTCCAAATACATTTAAAGTTTTAGCTGTTAGTGGTGCCAAACTTAAAGAAGCCATTGAACGATCGGCTGAATATTTTGACGTGCAAGATGATGAAGTAAGTGTGAGCGCAGACTTCCTTGAACCTAAACCACAACACTTTAATTATGATATATATGGTGGCGTAAGTTATACCATTCATGTTGGAAGACCGAAAGGAGAACGTGTGAGTGACATGAAGATTCAAGGTCATCCAGTTGATTTAAATAAGACATATACAATTTGTGTGAATAATTATCGTGCTGTTGGCGGTGGTCAGTATGATATGTATAGCGACGCACCAGTTGTGAAAGATATTCAAGTTGAAGGCGCACAACTACTTATTGATTTTTTATCAAATAACAATTTGATGCACATGCCACAAGTTGTTGATTTTAAAGTTGAAAAGTGA